One Pecten maximus chromosome 16, xPecMax1.1, whole genome shotgun sequence DNA window includes the following coding sequences:
- the LOC117314700 gene encoding uncharacterized protein LOC117314700, with protein MFPGKLCWRLTVNLSYLPEILTKTLLLEVTSVPPITAKYFRINARSWVSRPCLRFDLGGCKHLPEVGATIQSRYALASIPSISNLGQLINLQPPGTSLQHCGIACHRENGCVSFIFDSVTQTCRGYPSIRKTSYSRDEKPYYYNAVYDRSQGYKHTESGNFSYKVIEMRQNKANASALCVSQGSWLANVRTLDRQTVLQTAIQQNNLLKQDFRFYVSGQYTTQWQHSDGAVIDITLWSPSNPDPAQGHCVMLTQNGLSSVDCSTMLFLICEQ; from the exons TTATTTACCGGAAATACTGACAAAAACACTGTTGTTAGAAGTGACGTCAGTCCCCCCAATCACAGCTAAGTACTTCCGGATCAACGCTAGGTCATGGGTGAGTCGACCGTGTCTGAGATTCGACCTAGGTGGATGCAAACATCTACCAGAAG tgggCGCGACGATACAAAGTCGGTACGCCCTTGCCTCGATACCATCCATCTCGAACCTGGGCCAGCTTATCAACCTCCAGCCACCTGGGACCTCCCTACAGCACTGTGGTATCGCCTGTCACAGAGAGAATGGATGTGTGTCGTTCATATTTGATAGTGTTACTCAAACCTGTCGGGGTTACCCCTCTATTAGGAAAACATCGTATTCCAGGGACGAAAAACCCTACTACTACAATGCAG TGTATGACCGTAGTCAAGGATACAAGCATACCGAGTCTGGAAACTTCTCTTACAAAGTAATTGAAATGAGACAGAATAAGGCCAATGCCTCTGCTTTGTGTGTGTCCCAGGGATCCTGGCTGGCCAATGTCAGAACATTGGACCGCCAAACCGTCCTACAGACTGCGATACAGCAGAATAACCTATTAA AGCAAGACTTTCGGTTCTACGTGTCAGGACAATACACGACACAATGGCAGCACAGTGATGGTGCCGTCATCGATATCACACTGTGGTCACCTTCGAACCCAGACCCAGCACAAGGTCACTGCGTCATGCTGACACAAAACGGTCTTTCTAGTGTTGACTGCAGTACaatgttatttttgatatgtgaacaatga